The window TAGCCGAATCCGTCTGTTGAGATTGAACTGGTAGGGCTGGGTTGCGGTAGCGCAGCAGGCCTATCCCGGCTGCTTTCATCGCCCTTCAGGGTCGTTGCGGCTGATCTGAACGTCAACCCCGAAACGCTCCGTAGCTGGGCGCGCGTCGCCGATAGCCGCCCGGCCGGCAGCGGCGGCCAGGACGAAGAAGGCGTGCAGAGCGAGGTCGCCCGGTTGCGGGCGGAGAACGCCCGGCTCGTGAAGGCCGAGAAGGAATGGCAGCTGGAATGCGAGATCCTGCGCCGGGCGGCGCAATATTTCGCGTAGGAGATGAAGTGAAGGCCCGCCGCTGCGACTTCACTTCACCTCCGAGAAAACCGAGTCCTTCGGCGGTGGATCGCCGGCGCGGACGCGCGCGCCGAGCGGCAGGCCAGGGAGGACGCCCTGGTCGCCGAGATCCATGCCGAACACCGTGGGAACTACGGCGCGTTGAGCGTCCACGCCGATCTGCGGGGCTTCGGCCACACCGTCACTCGCAAGCGGGTCCCCCGGCTGATGGGCAAGAACGACATCGTCGGCCGGTATCTGCGCAAGAAGAAGCGGACCACCATCGCGGACCGTCTCGCCCCGCCTAGGACTTCAGGTGTGCGAGGCCGCGTTCGACCGGTGTCCGTGCCGTGGCCGGGGCCCGGTTGACGGTCTTCTGGGTGCGGGTGGGTTCCTGCAGGGGCCTGCATTTGATGCCTGTGGTCACCCAGGGGCCGCCGTCCTGGCAGGCGAGGCCGGCCGGGATGGGGACGCCCTGGCGCTCGGGCTCGTCCGTCTCCGGCCCGGTCGCACTCGGCGGGGGTGCCGTCCCG of the Streptomyces sp. T12 genome contains:
- a CDS encoding IS3 family transposase gives rise to the protein MSVHADLRGFGHTVTRKRVPRLMGKNDIVGRYLRKKKRTTIADRLAPPRTSGVRGRVRPVSVPWPGPG